In the genome of Heterodontus francisci isolate sHetFra1 chromosome 15, sHetFra1.hap1, whole genome shotgun sequence, one region contains:
- the LOC137377438 gene encoding putative nuclease HARBI1 — MAVKVTTAISCSASSVFQGSAVDICRISQSAAHKCISQVTNAMFAKAATYLHFATDEASQIRRPLGLATVTGFPQLICDHQNIFMHVCARYPGSCHDYFILQQSLLPQSEWVAPWRQGYTLRPWLMTPLRSPTTDEEDWSHMSTRAIIEHTIGLQRCVSGAWTILGALKYSPTSVLRMVILCCDLHSIMLQKGLELQEEEGADRLSSSEEEEEKKRRTRSLI, encoded by the exons ATGgccgtcaaggtcaccacagccatAAGTTGCTCGGCCTCCAGCGTCTTCCAAGGATCTGCTgttgacatctgcaggatttcacaatcagcTGCTCATAAATGTATCTCCCAGGTGACTAATGCCATGTTTGCCAAGGCTGCCACTTACTTGCACTTTgccactgatgaggccagtcagataCGGAGACCTCTTGGACTTGCTACAGtgactggattcccacag CTCATATGTGACCACCAGAACATTTTCATGCATGTCTGTGCtcgatatcctggaagctgccatgattacTTCATTCTGCAACAGTCACTTCTCCCACAGAGTGAATGGGTGGCACCTTGGAGACAAGGCTACACTCTGAGGCCCTGGCTGATGACACCTTTGAGGAGCCCTACCACTGATGAAGAGGACTGGAGCCACATGAGCACTAGGGCAATCATTGAACATACCATTGGTTTGCAGAGATGTGTTTCAGGTGCTTGGACAATCTTGGGCGCTCTTAAGTATTCACCAACAAGCGTGTTGAGAATGGTAATACTCTGCTGTGACTTGCACAGCATCATGCTGCAGAAAGGATTAGaactgcaggaggaggaaggtgcagACCGCCTTTCATCCTccgaggaagaagaggagaagaagaggaGGACAAGGAGTTTGATATAG